A segment of the Hallerella succinigenes genome:
ATTATGGTGAACCCGAAGACGGTCACTCGTCAGTGGAAGCTCATCGATGCTGAAGGCAAGCCCCTTGGCCGCGTTGCTACCGCTGCTGCTCGCCTTTTGATGGGCAAGCACAAGGCTATCTACTCCCCGAACGTCGACACTGGCGACTACGTGGTGATTATCAATGCAGAAAAGGTCCTTACCACCGGTAAGAAGGCTGAACAGAAGCAGTATTTCCATCACACGGGTCACATCGGTGGCGAGCGTTGGATCACTTATTCTGATTTGATCGCTAAGCACCCGACTGCTCCGCTTTCCGAAGCTATCTGGGGCATGCTCCCGCATACCGCTCTCGGCAAGAAGATGCTGAAGAAACTCAAAATCTA
Coding sequences within it:
- the rplM gene encoding 50S ribosomal protein L13, which translates into the protein MKTIMVNPKTVTRQWKLIDAEGKPLGRVATAAARLLMGKHKAIYSPNVDTGDYVVIINAEKVLTTGKKAEQKQYFHHTGHIGGERWITYSDLIAKHPTAPLSEAIWGMLPHTALGKKMLKKLKIYAGAEQPHAAQHLETVSIDF